Proteins from a single region of Salipiger sp. H15:
- the sufC gene encoding Fe-S cluster assembly ATPase SufC, giving the protein MLEIKNLQVKLEEEDKQILKGVNLTVEAGKVHAIMGPNGSGKSTLSYVLSGKDGYEVTGGEATLDGENILEMEPEERAAAGLFLAFQYPVEIPGVGNMTFLRTAVNAQRKARGEEEMSSTEFLKVVREKAKSLKIDAEMLKRPVNVGFSGGEKKRNEILQMAMLEPKMCILDETDSGLDVDAMKLVADGVNALRDEGRSFLVITHYQRLLDHIKPDVVHIMANGRIIKTGGPELALEVENNGYADLLEEEA; this is encoded by the coding sequence ATGCTGGAAATCAAGAACCTTCAGGTGAAGCTGGAAGAAGAGGACAAGCAGATCCTCAAGGGTGTGAACCTGACCGTCGAAGCGGGCAAGGTGCATGCGATCATGGGCCCGAACGGCTCGGGCAAGTCGACCCTGTCCTACGTGCTCTCGGGCAAGGACGGCTACGAGGTGACCGGTGGCGAAGCCACGCTCGACGGCGAGAACATCCTCGAGATGGAGCCCGAAGAGCGCGCCGCGGCCGGCCTGTTCCTCGCCTTCCAGTACCCGGTCGAAATCCCCGGCGTCGGCAACATGACCTTCCTGCGCACCGCGGTGAACGCGCAGCGCAAGGCCCGCGGCGAGGAGGAGATGTCCTCGACCGAGTTCCTCAAGGTCGTCCGCGAGAAGGCCAAGTCGCTGAAGATCGACGCCGAGATGCTCAAGCGCCCGGTCAACGTCGGCTTCTCGGGCGGTGAGAAGAAGCGCAACGAGATCCTGCAGATGGCGATGCTCGAGCCGAAGATGTGCATCCTCGACGAGACCGACTCCGGCCTCGACGTCGACGCGATGAAGCTGGTCGCCGACGGCGTGAACGCGCTGCGCGACGAAGGCCGTTCGTTCCTCGTGATCACCCACTACCAGCGCCTGCTCGACCACATCAAGCCGGACGTCGTGCACATCATGGCCAACGGCCGCATCATCAAGACCGGCGGCCCCGAGCTGGCGCTCGAGGTCGAGAACAACGGCTACGCGGACCTGCTCGAGGAGGAGGCGTAA
- the glmU gene encoding bifunctional UDP-N-acetylglucosamine diphosphorylase/glucosamine-1-phosphate N-acetyltransferase GlmU: MSLALILLAAGKGTRMESDLPKVLHRLAQAPLLWHALRAGQALEPARSVVVAGHGAAEVEASAAEVAPEAQVVIQEEQLGTAHAVAQAKSALAGFEGDALVLYGDTPFITVETLEAMRDARAGHDVVVLGFDVADPDARYGRLVTEGDELLRIVEFKDTTEEERAIPLCNSGVVIADAATLMSLVDAVGNDNASGEYYLTDIVEIARARGLSAGVVRCEEAETLGINSRAELRAAEAAFQARKREELLDDGVLMSAPETVFFAWDSYIGRDAEIEPNVVFGPGVTVESGALIRSFSHLEGCHVSRGAIVGPFARLRRGAELAEEVHVGNFVEVKNSYLAEGVKANHLTYLGDADVGERTNVGAGTITCNYDGFFKHRTTIGREAFIGSATMLVAPVTVGDGAMTGSGTVVTEAIPAGALALARTKQVTKPGLATKMRDMLRARKAAQKSAKEG, encoded by the coding sequence ATGAGCCTTGCTCTCATCCTCCTTGCCGCAGGCAAGGGCACCCGCATGGAGTCCGATCTCCCCAAGGTCCTCCACCGCCTCGCCCAGGCCCCGCTGCTCTGGCACGCGCTGCGCGCCGGCCAGGCGCTGGAGCCCGCCCGCTCGGTGGTCGTGGCAGGCCATGGCGCCGCCGAGGTCGAGGCCTCCGCCGCCGAGGTCGCCCCCGAGGCGCAGGTGGTGATCCAGGAGGAGCAGCTCGGCACCGCCCATGCGGTGGCGCAGGCCAAGTCCGCGCTCGCGGGGTTCGAGGGCGACGCGCTGGTGCTCTACGGCGACACGCCCTTCATCACCGTCGAAACGCTCGAGGCGATGCGCGACGCGCGCGCCGGGCATGACGTGGTGGTGCTCGGCTTCGACGTGGCCGACCCCGACGCGCGCTACGGCCGCCTGGTGACCGAGGGCGACGAGCTTCTGCGCATCGTCGAGTTCAAGGATACCACCGAGGAAGAGCGCGCCATCCCGCTGTGCAATTCCGGCGTGGTCATCGCCGACGCCGCGACGCTGATGTCGCTCGTGGACGCGGTGGGCAACGACAATGCCTCGGGCGAGTACTACCTCACCGACATCGTCGAGATCGCCCGCGCCCGCGGCCTCTCTGCCGGGGTTGTGCGCTGCGAGGAGGCCGAGACGCTGGGCATCAACTCCCGCGCCGAGCTGCGCGCCGCCGAGGCCGCCTTCCAGGCCCGCAAGCGCGAGGAGCTGCTCGACGACGGCGTGCTGATGAGCGCCCCCGAGACCGTCTTCTTCGCCTGGGACAGCTACATCGGCCGCGATGCCGAGATCGAGCCCAACGTCGTCTTCGGCCCCGGCGTGACGGTCGAGAGCGGCGCGCTGATCCGCTCCTTCTCGCATCTCGAGGGCTGCCACGTCAGCCGCGGCGCCATCGTCGGCCCCTTCGCCCGGCTGCGCCGCGGCGCCGAGCTGGCCGAGGAGGTGCATGTCGGCAACTTCGTCGAGGTGAAGAACTCCTACCTCGCCGAGGGCGTGAAGGCCAACCACCTCACCTATCTCGGCGACGCGGATGTGGGCGAGCGCACCAATGTCGGCGCGGGCACGATCACCTGCAACTACGACGGCTTCTTCAAGCACCGCACCACCATCGGCCGCGAGGCCTTCATCGGCTCGGCCACCATGCTGGTCGCCCCGGTCACCGTCGGCGACGGCGCGATGACCGGCTCGGGCACGGTGGTGACCGAGGCAATCCCCGCCGGCGCGCTGGCGCTGGCCCGCACGAAGCAGGTCACCAAGCCGGGCCTGGCGACGAAGATGCGCGACATGCTGCGGGCCCGGAAGGCCGCGCAGAAGTCCGCCAAGGAAGGATAA
- the glmS gene encoding glutamine--fructose-6-phosphate transaminase (isomerizing) has translation MCGIVGVLGKHEVAPMLVEALKRLEYRGYDSAGIATVNDGRLDRRRAVGKLVNLQDMLVHEPLAGKAGIGHTRWATHGAPTTRNAHPHRAGKVSVVHNGIIENFRELRAELAASGYAPESDTDTETVAMLVSHYLGSGMTPVEAASTALGRLEGAFALAFLFDGEEDLLVAARKGSPLAIGHGEGEMFVGSDAIALAPMTDRITYLEEGDWAVVTRAGAQIFDIDGQPVTRETRQVRLDQTQVDKGGYKHFMAKEIAQQPSVLADALRAYLDGDTIVLPAPGLDFTQVERLVLVACGTAYYACLTAKYWFEKLARIPVEVDIASEFRYREPPVTKGTVALFVSQSGETADTLAALRYCAGRADRIVSVVNVETSTIARESDLALPIHAGVEVGVASTKAFTCQLNVLLLLAIEAAVARGRMGAAEKSELLAQLRALPGLFNAALDRDGAIAEAARKISEARDVLFLGRGMMYPLALEGALKLKEISYIHAEAYASGELKHGPIALIDKTVPVIVMAPRDGLFDKTVSNMQEVMARGGKVCLISDARGIEEAGDGIWQSITLPEVDDRLAPLLYALPAQLLAYHAAIAKGTDVDQPRNLAKSVTVE, from the coding sequence ATGTGCGGAATCGTCGGCGTCCTGGGCAAGCACGAGGTTGCCCCCATGCTGGTCGAGGCGCTGAAGCGGCTCGAGTACCGCGGCTATGACAGCGCGGGCATCGCCACCGTCAACGACGGCCGGCTCGACCGCCGCCGCGCGGTCGGCAAGCTGGTGAACCTGCAGGACATGCTGGTGCACGAGCCGCTCGCCGGCAAGGCGGGCATCGGCCACACCCGCTGGGCCACCCATGGCGCGCCCACCACGCGGAACGCCCATCCCCACAGGGCGGGCAAGGTCTCGGTCGTGCACAACGGCATCATCGAGAACTTCCGCGAACTGCGCGCCGAGCTCGCCGCCTCCGGCTACGCCCCCGAGTCCGACACCGATACCGAGACCGTCGCCATGCTGGTCTCGCATTACCTCGGCAGCGGCATGACCCCGGTCGAGGCAGCCTCGACGGCGCTCGGCCGGCTCGAGGGCGCCTTCGCCCTCGCCTTCCTCTTCGACGGCGAGGAGGACCTCCTCGTCGCCGCCCGCAAGGGCTCGCCGCTGGCCATCGGCCATGGCGAGGGCGAGATGTTCGTGGGCTCGGACGCCATCGCGCTCGCGCCGATGACCGACCGCATCACCTATCTCGAAGAGGGCGACTGGGCCGTGGTGACCCGCGCCGGCGCGCAGATCTTCGACATCGACGGCCAGCCGGTCACCCGCGAGACGCGGCAGGTCCGGCTCGACCAGACGCAGGTCGACAAGGGCGGCTACAAGCATTTCATGGCCAAGGAGATCGCCCAGCAGCCGAGCGTGCTCGCCGACGCGCTGCGCGCCTATCTCGACGGCGACACGATCGTGCTGCCCGCGCCGGGGCTCGACTTCACCCAGGTCGAGCGGCTGGTGCTGGTCGCCTGCGGCACCGCCTACTACGCCTGCCTCACCGCGAAATACTGGTTCGAGAAGCTCGCCCGCATCCCGGTCGAGGTCGATATCGCCTCGGAGTTCCGCTACCGCGAGCCCCCCGTCACCAAGGGCACCGTCGCGCTCTTCGTCAGCCAGTCGGGCGAGACCGCCGACACGCTGGCGGCGCTGCGCTACTGCGCCGGCCGCGCCGACCGGATCGTCTCGGTGGTCAACGTCGAGACCTCGACCATCGCGCGCGAGAGCGACCTCGCCCTGCCGATCCACGCTGGGGTGGAGGTGGGGGTCGCCTCGACCAAGGCCTTCACCTGCCAGCTCAACGTGCTGCTGCTGCTGGCGATCGAGGCCGCCGTGGCGCGCGGACGCATGGGCGCCGCCGAGAAGTCCGAGCTGCTGGCGCAGCTGCGCGCCCTGCCCGGGCTCTTCAACGCCGCGCTCGACCGCGACGGCGCCATCGCCGAGGCCGCGCGGAAGATCTCCGAGGCCCGCGACGTGCTCTTCCTCGGCCGCGGCATGATGTACCCGCTGGCGCTCGAGGGCGCGCTGAAGCTCAAGGAGATCAGCTACATCCACGCCGAGGCCTATGCCTCCGGCGAGCTGAAACACGGGCCGATCGCGCTGATCGACAAGACCGTGCCGGTGATCGTCATGGCGCCGCGCGACGGGCTCTTCGACAAGACCGTCTCGAACATGCAGGAGGTGATGGCGCGCGGCGGCAAGGTCTGCCTGATCTCCGACGCCCGCGGCATCGAGGAGGCCGGCGACGGCATCTGGCAGAGCATCACCCTGCCCGAGGTCGACGACCGGCTCGCGCCGCTGCTCTACGCCCTGCCCGCGCAGCTGCTGGCCTACCACGCCGCCATCGCCAAGGGCACCGACGTGGACCAGCCGCGCAACCTCGCCAAGTCGGTAACCGTCGAGTAA
- a CDS encoding HAD-IA family hydrolase: MRTVVFDLDGTLADTSGDLIAAANACFEGMGLAVRLDPVADAGIAVKGGRAMLTAGLERAGAFSEELIARWYPELLAIYGAAIDRHTRFYPGALDAVQALREAGYRVSICTNKPEGLAETLMQRMGARGHFDALIGADTLPVRKPDPAPYVAAVERAGGQVAQSLLVGDTATDRNTARAAGVPCILVGFGPDGTAVSALEPEAMIGHFDELAGAVARLIG, translated from the coding sequence ATGCGTACGGTGGTCTTCGATCTCGACGGCACGCTTGCCGACACCAGCGGCGACCTGATCGCCGCCGCCAACGCCTGTTTCGAGGGCATGGGGCTGGCGGTGCGGCTCGATCCGGTCGCGGATGCGGGCATCGCGGTGAAGGGCGGCCGGGCCATGCTGACGGCGGGGCTTGAGCGCGCCGGGGCCTTCTCGGAGGAGCTGATCGCGCGCTGGTATCCCGAGCTGCTGGCGATCTACGGCGCGGCAATCGACCGGCACACCCGCTTCTACCCGGGCGCGCTCGACGCCGTGCAGGCCCTGCGTGAGGCAGGCTACAGGGTCAGCATCTGCACCAACAAGCCCGAGGGGCTGGCCGAGACGCTGATGCAGCGCATGGGCGCGCGCGGCCATTTCGACGCGCTCATCGGCGCCGACACGCTGCCGGTGCGCAAGCCCGACCCCGCGCCCTACGTGGCGGCGGTGGAACGCGCGGGCGGGCAGGTGGCACAGAGCCTGCTGGTGGGCGACACCGCGACCGACCGCAACACCGCGCGGGCGGCGGGCGTGCCCTGCATCCTCGTCGGCTTCGGCCCGGATGGCACCGCGGTCTCGGCGCTGGAGCCCGAGGCGATGATCGGCCATTTCGACGAGCTCGCGGGCGCGGTGGCAAGGCTCATCGGCTGA
- a CDS encoding XdhC family protein, whose translation MTKTISDPKPAASREFDNIPETALAWHRDGRRAALATVIQTWGSAPRRTGAQLAISGDGEIEGSVSGGCVEGAVIVEALEALDAGKARELEFGVSDDDAFAVGLACGGTIRVLVEPVGTALPEALLAELCHARAARKPVAYVVDLDSQERQLAYDGHESAFRMDRSGFVEESRTFVAIHNPPLRLLVVGAVHIAQALLPMARIAGYDPVLIDPRGAFGSQARFPGETILDDWPDEAVTRLGLDTRTALVLLTHDPKLDDPAIEAALRSKVFYIGALGSGRTHAKRVARLSEAGFTEAEIGLIHGPIGLDIGASGPAEIAVSILAEMTRVLRKGA comes from the coding sequence ATGACCAAGACCATCAGCGATCCGAAACCCGCCGCCAGCCGCGAGTTCGACAACATCCCCGAAACCGCGCTCGCCTGGCACCGCGACGGCCGCCGCGCGGCGCTGGCCACGGTGATCCAGACCTGGGGCTCGGCGCCGCGCCGCACCGGCGCGCAGCTGGCGATCTCGGGCGACGGCGAGATCGAGGGCTCGGTCTCGGGCGGCTGCGTTGAGGGGGCGGTGATCGTCGAGGCGCTCGAGGCATTGGACGCGGGCAAGGCGCGCGAGCTGGAATTCGGCGTCTCGGACGATGATGCCTTTGCCGTCGGCCTCGCCTGCGGCGGCACCATCCGCGTTCTGGTCGAGCCGGTGGGCACGGCCCTGCCCGAGGCGCTGCTGGCCGAGCTCTGCCATGCCCGCGCCGCGCGCAAGCCGGTGGCCTACGTGGTCGATCTCGACAGCCAGGAGCGGCAGCTCGCCTATGACGGGCACGAGAGTGCCTTCCGCATGGACCGCTCGGGCTTCGTCGAGGAAAGCCGCACCTTTGTCGCCATCCACAATCCGCCGCTGCGGCTGCTGGTGGTGGGCGCGGTGCATATCGCGCAGGCGCTGCTGCCGATGGCGCGCATTGCCGGCTACGACCCGGTGCTGATCGACCCGCGCGGCGCCTTCGGCTCGCAGGCGCGTTTCCCGGGCGAGACCATCCTCGACGACTGGCCCGACGAGGCGGTCACGCGGCTCGGGCTCGACACCCGTACGGCGCTGGTGCTGCTCACCCACGACCCCAAGCTCGACGATCCGGCGATCGAGGCGGCGCTGCGCAGCAAGGTCTTCTACATCGGTGCGCTCGGCTCCGGCCGCACCCATGCCAAGCGCGTGGCGCGGCTGTCGGAGGCGGGCTTCACCGAGGCCGAGATCGGCCTCATCCACGGCCCCATCGGGCTCGACATCGGCGCCTCGGGTCCGGCCGAGATCGCCGTCTCGATCCTTGCCGAGATGACCCGGGTGCTGAGGAAGGGCGCATGA
- a CDS encoding cysteine desulfurase: MYDVQKIRSDFPILSREVNGRPLVYLDNGASAQKPQVVIDAVTRGYAEEYSNVHRGLHYLSNLATEKYEGVRGTIARFLGARDEEEVVFTNGSTMGINLVAYGWAMPRMEAGDEIILSVMEHHANIVPWHFLRERQGVVIKWVDVDATGALDPQKVLDAITPRTKLIAVTQVSNVLGTVVDVKTIAAGAREKGVPVLVDGSQGAVHMPVDVEDLGCDFYAITGHKLYGPSGSGAIWVRKERQAEMRPFLGGGDMIREVHKDGITYAEPPMKFEAGTPGIVQQIGLGAALEYMMGLGMENIAAHEAKLAGYARARLEGLNWLNLQGTAPGKAAIFSFTLDGAAHAHDISTILDKKGVAVRAGHHCAGPLMDHLGVSATCRASFGLYNTEAEVDVLVEALELAHELFA; this comes from the coding sequence ATGTATGACGTCCAGAAAATCCGCAGCGACTTCCCGATCCTCTCGCGCGAGGTGAACGGCAGGCCGCTGGTCTATCTCGACAACGGCGCCTCGGCGCAGAAGCCGCAGGTGGTGATCGACGCGGTGACCCGCGGCTATGCCGAGGAGTATTCCAACGTCCACCGCGGGCTGCACTACCTGTCGAACCTCGCCACCGAGAAATACGAGGGCGTGCGCGGCACCATCGCGCGCTTCCTCGGCGCCCGGGACGAGGAGGAGGTGGTCTTCACCAACGGCTCGACCATGGGCATCAACCTCGTCGCCTACGGCTGGGCCATGCCGCGCATGGAGGCCGGGGACGAGATCATCCTGTCGGTCATGGAGCACCACGCCAACATCGTGCCGTGGCACTTCCTGCGCGAGCGGCAGGGCGTGGTCATCAAGTGGGTCGACGTCGACGCCACCGGCGCGCTCGATCCGCAGAAGGTGCTGGACGCGATCACGCCCAGAACCAAGCTCATCGCGGTGACGCAGGTCTCGAACGTGCTGGGCACGGTGGTCGACGTGAAGACCATCGCCGCGGGCGCGCGCGAGAAGGGCGTGCCGGTGCTGGTCGACGGCTCGCAGGGCGCCGTGCACATGCCGGTCGATGTCGAGGACCTCGGTTGCGATTTCTACGCCATCACCGGGCACAAGCTCTACGGCCCCTCGGGCTCGGGCGCGATCTGGGTCCGCAAGGAACGGCAGGCCGAGATGCGCCCCTTCCTCGGCGGCGGCGACATGATCCGCGAGGTCCACAAGGACGGCATCACCTATGCCGAGCCGCCGATGAAGTTCGAGGCCGGCACCCCCGGCATCGTGCAGCAGATCGGCCTCGGCGCGGCGCTCGAATACATGATGGGCCTCGGGATGGAGAACATCGCGGCGCACGAGGCGAAGCTGGCGGGCTACGCACGCGCGCGCCTCGAGGGGCTGAACTGGCTCAACCTGCAGGGCACCGCGCCCGGCAAGGCGGCGATCTTCTCCTTCACCCTCGACGGCGCGGCGCATGCGCACGACATCTCGACGATCCTCGACAAGAAGGGCGTCGCGGTGCGCGCGGGGCACCACTGTGCCGGCCCGCTGATGGACCATCTCGGCGTCTCGGCGACCTGCCGCGCCTCCTTCGGGCTCTACAACACCGAGGCCGAGGTCGACGTGCTGGTCGAGGCGCTGGAGCTGGCGCACGAGCTCTTCGCCTGA
- a CDS encoding DegT/DnrJ/EryC1/StrS family aminotransferase codes for MTERFTGNFTQQEPIPEAGIAAALEVLRHGRLHRYNTAPGETAETALLEQEFAAFTGARYCVALASGGYALGCALRALGVEPGEPVLTNAFTLAPVPGAIAAVGAVPVYVGVTEDLVIDLDDLAAKLPQARVLMLSHMRGHICDMDRLMALCEAAGVRVIEDCAHTMGASWDGTPSGRHGAIGCYSTQTYKHMNSGEGGFLVTDDEEIAARAVILSGSYMLYGRHLAAPGPEVFERVKYVTPNVSGRMDNLRAALLRPQLAGLPAQIARWNERYCAVEEGLRGTPGLRLVARPAKERFVGSSIQALLLDWAPAAIEEVLRRCAARGVELKWFGGAEPVAFTSRYDSWRYAPSEPMPATDRILTGILDMRLPLTFSLEDCALIARILRAEVSAVYQHAT; via the coding sequence ATCACCGAACGGTTCACCGGAAATTTCACCCAGCAGGAGCCGATCCCCGAGGCCGGGATCGCCGCCGCGCTGGAGGTGCTGCGCCACGGCCGGCTGCACCGCTACAACACGGCCCCCGGAGAGACCGCCGAGACCGCGCTGCTCGAGCAGGAGTTCGCCGCCTTCACCGGCGCGCGCTACTGCGTGGCGCTGGCCTCGGGCGGCTACGCGCTCGGTTGCGCGCTCAGGGCGCTCGGGGTGGAGCCGGGCGAGCCGGTGCTGACCAATGCCTTCACCCTCGCGCCGGTGCCGGGGGCGATCGCGGCGGTGGGCGCGGTGCCGGTCTACGTGGGCGTGACCGAGGACCTGGTGATCGACCTCGACGATCTGGCGGCCAAGCTGCCGCAGGCGCGGGTGCTGATGCTCTCGCACATGCGCGGGCATATCTGCGACATGGACCGGCTGATGGCGCTCTGCGAGGCGGCCGGGGTGCGGGTGATCGAGGATTGCGCGCATACCATGGGCGCGTCCTGGGACGGCACGCCCTCGGGGCGGCACGGGGCGATCGGCTGCTACTCGACGCAGACCTACAAGCACATGAACTCGGGCGAGGGCGGCTTTCTCGTCACCGATGACGAGGAGATCGCCGCCCGCGCGGTGATCCTGTCGGGCAGCTACATGCTCTACGGGCGCCATCTTGCCGCGCCGGGCCCCGAGGTCTTCGAGCGGGTGAAATACGTCACGCCCAACGTCTCGGGACGGATGGACAACCTGCGCGCGGCGCTGCTGCGCCCGCAGCTCGCCGGGCTTCCGGCGCAGATCGCGCGCTGGAACGAGCGCTACTGCGCGGTCGAGGAGGGGCTGCGGGGCACGCCGGGGCTGAGGCTGGTCGCGCGCCCCGCGAAGGAGCGCTTCGTCGGCTCGTCGATCCAGGCGCTGCTGCTCGACTGGGCGCCCGCCGCGATCGAGGAGGTGCTGCGGCGCTGCGCCGCGCGCGGCGTCGAGCTCAAGTGGTTCGGCGGGGCCGAGCCCGTCGCCTTCACCTCGCGCTATGACAGCTGGCGCTACGCCCCGTCCGAGCCGATGCCCGCGACGGATCGCATCCTGACCGGCATTCTCGACATGCGCCTGCCGCTGACCTTCAGCCTCGAGGATTGCGCGCTGATCGCCCGCATCCTTCGCGCCGAGGTCTCGGCGGTCTACCAGCACGCCACCTGA
- the sufD gene encoding Fe-S cluster assembly protein SufD translates to MALPQVKQTATDARLAALSLPEGGWSRPAREAALARVQAMGLPGGRDEYWKYTRPDTLTAVAAPAAAVLKVTDEAPVFGARDRLKVVFVDGVFSAEESDDLALEGLTIERLADASDIHWAKDLYGTLETNGQTPVERPLAALNTAFATDGLLIRVTGKVEKPLHLLYRHEDETSDAILHHVVKVEEGGDVTLLESGPAAARFNKVLEVDVADGAGFHHVRVQGRDHERRAATHIFGRLGTESTFKTFTLTVNGVLTRNECVIELTGDDAAVHVAGACMGDGDFHHDDTVFITHDAVNCESRQIFKKVLRNGATGVFQGKILVKPGAQKTDGYQISQSLLLDEDSQFLAKPELEIYADDVACSHGSTSGAIDEDGLFYLRARGVPRGTAEDLLTIAFIAEAVQEVEDESIQTEINELVAAWLGRRRG, encoded by the coding sequence ATGGCACTTCCCCAAGTCAAGCAGACCGCGACCGACGCGCGGCTGGCGGCGCTGAGCCTGCCCGAGGGCGGCTGGTCGCGCCCCGCCCGCGAGGCGGCCCTTGCCCGCGTGCAGGCCATGGGCCTGCCCGGCGGCCGTGACGAGTACTGGAAATACACCCGTCCGGACACGCTGACCGCCGTCGCCGCACCCGCGGCCGCCGTGCTCAAGGTCACCGACGAGGCGCCGGTCTTCGGTGCCCGCGACCGGCTCAAGGTGGTCTTCGTCGACGGCGTGTTCAGCGCCGAGGAGTCCGATGATCTGGCCCTCGAGGGGCTGACCATCGAGCGCCTTGCCGATGCCTCGGACATCCACTGGGCGAAGGACCTCTACGGCACGCTGGAAACCAACGGCCAGACCCCGGTCGAGCGTCCGCTCGCCGCGCTCAACACCGCCTTCGCCACCGACGGCCTGCTGATCCGCGTGACCGGCAAGGTCGAGAAGCCGCTGCACCTGCTCTATCGCCACGAGGACGAGACCTCGGACGCGATCCTGCACCACGTGGTCAAGGTCGAGGAGGGCGGCGACGTCACGCTGCTCGAATCCGGCCCGGCCGCGGCGCGCTTCAACAAGGTGCTGGAAGTCGACGTCGCCGACGGCGCGGGCTTCCACCACGTACGCGTGCAGGGCCGCGACCACGAGCGCCGCGCCGCGACGCATATCTTCGGCCGCCTCGGCACCGAGAGCACGTTCAAGACCTTCACCCTCACGGTGAACGGCGTGCTGACCCGCAACGAGTGCGTGATCGAGCTGACCGGCGACGACGCCGCGGTGCATGTCGCGGGCGCCTGCATGGGTGACGGCGATTTCCACCATGACGACACGGTGTTCATCACCCATGACGCGGTGAACTGCGAAAGCCGCCAGATCTTCAAGAAGGTGCTGCGCAACGGCGCGACCGGCGTGTTCCAGGGCAAGATCCTCGTCAAGCCCGGCGCGCAGAAGACCGACGGCTACCAGATCAGCCAGTCGCTGCTTCTGGACGAGGACAGCCAGTTCCTCGCCAAGCCGGAGCTCGAGATCTACGCCGACGACGTGGCCTGCTCGCATGGCTCGACCTCGGGCGCGATCGACGAGGACGGTCTGTTCTACCTGCGCGCCCGCGGCGTGCCGCGCGGCACCGCCGAGGACCTGCTGACCATCGCCTTCATCGCGGAGGCCGTGCAGGAGGTCGAGGACGAGAGCATCCAGACCGAGATCAACGAGCTGGTCGCGGCCTGGCTGGGCCGGCGCCGCGGCTGA
- a CDS encoding YIP1 family protein, giving the protein MTAADLLALAWRTVVAPREVARMLLGLHLSREVLLTGFALVVVVNTLIVGLMQLGGELAAMGGLMPVPMGLLLAVMLAGSIAVMTWAGHGFGGRARIEDVAVLLIWLQGLRALAQVVVGLVGAVSGGLAVLLVLAALLAGLRILVAFLDEAHGFGSPLKALLVLILATMALVAALTMIVSLLGAGPNGMASYV; this is encoded by the coding sequence ATGACGGCAGCGGACCTTCTGGCGCTCGCGTGGCGGACTGTGGTCGCCCCGCGCGAGGTGGCGCGGATGCTGCTCGGGCTGCATCTGTCGCGTGAGGTGCTGCTCACCGGCTTCGCGCTGGTCGTGGTGGTGAACACGCTCATCGTCGGGCTGATGCAGCTGGGCGGCGAGCTTGCCGCCATGGGCGGGCTGATGCCGGTGCCGATGGGGCTCCTGCTGGCGGTGATGCTGGCGGGCTCGATCGCGGTGATGACCTGGGCCGGGCATGGCTTCGGCGGCCGGGCCCGGATCGAGGACGTGGCGGTGCTGCTGATCTGGCTGCAGGGGCTGCGCGCCCTTGCGCAGGTGGTGGTGGGGCTGGTCGGCGCGGTCTCGGGCGGGCTGGCGGTGCTGCTGGTGCTGGCGGCGCTGCTGGCGGGCCTGCGGATCCTCGTCGCCTTCCTCGACGAGGCGCACGGGTTCGGCAGCCCTTTAAAGGCGCTTCTCGTGCTGATACTCGCGACCATGGCGCTGGTCGCGGCGCTGACAATGATCGTCTCCCTGCTGGGAGCGGGCCCGAACGGGATGGCAAGCTATGTATGA
- a CDS encoding YIP1 family protein translates to MSLSREIVATYRGPGAVMRRLLSQGPREDRALMFVMAACAMFFVAQMPALARQAHLEGVELNPLMGASLLACLVILPLALYVLAALSHVVARLFRCRGTGYGARLALFWALLAASPLALLNGLVAGFMGAGAQLSLVGLLWFVVFLWFWISGLRVAEWPAEQMAERPAA, encoded by the coding sequence ATGTCGCTCTCGCGCGAGATCGTCGCCACCTACCGGGGGCCGGGCGCGGTGATGCGCCGCCTGCTGTCGCAGGGCCCCCGCGAGGACCGGGCGCTGATGTTCGTCATGGCAGCCTGCGCGATGTTCTTCGTCGCGCAGATGCCGGCGCTCGCGCGGCAGGCCCATCTCGAGGGGGTCGAGCTCAACCCGCTCATGGGCGCCTCGCTGCTGGCCTGCCTGGTGATCCTGCCGCTTGCGCTCTACGTGCTGGCGGCGCTGAGCCACGTGGTGGCAAGGCTCTTCCGCTGCCGGGGCACCGGCTACGGCGCGCGGCTGGCGCTCTTCTGGGCGCTGCTGGCGGCCAGCCCTCTGGCGCTGCTCAACGGGCTGGTGGCGGGCTTCATGGGTGCGGGCGCGCAGCTCTCGCTCGTGGGGCTCCTGTGGTTCGTGGTGTTCCTGTGGTTCTGGATCAGCGGCCTGAGGGTCGCCGAATGGCCGGCGGAACAGATGGCCGAACGGCCCGCCGCATGA